The genomic window ATCATTTTGTCGGCTTCGCTCATTGTCTGCCTGTAGATTCCTGCTCCACCTATTATGAATATTTTCTCGCTCTCGGCTTTTTCCCATGCTTCATCGAGACTGTTCGCTAACTTTACACTCTCATTTTTTGGTGAGAAATCTGACCTTGTCAGGACTATGTTCTCGCGGTCCGGCAAGGGTGTGAAGCTGTCTGGAAGTGATTCGAATGTCTTCCTGCCCATGACGACCGTGTGCCCTGTGGTCTTCTCCTTGAAATGCTGTAAGTCTTTGGGAATATGCCATGGTATCTCTCCGTCTTTCCCGATTACATCATTTTCTGCTACTGCTGCTATGATTATCTTCTTCATAGTTTCACTTCGTATCCTTCAATGGAACTTCCCTCTAAATACTCATCTATTTTAAGTACATCTATTATCCCTGCAGCGGAGGCTATGGTGGCGTTAGAGTCGTCACGAATATAGTTTATCAACTCTTTGTGACTAATGTAATCTTCTTCGTAACTGTCAAGGAACTCTCTAACATCCTCCAGGCTGTCAGAGTGAGCATTTCTAAATCTCTTTAACTTTATATCGTTTTCAAATCCCATTTTTACCAGTTTACTCCGCTACCGCGAACTTGATTCCGGGATGCGGGTTGTAATCCTTCAGCTTGAAGTCATCGTATTCCAGTTCGTCTACACCTTTGTCTGCGATCTCCATTTCTGGTCTTTCTCTTATGTCTCTGGAAATCTGTTTCAGAAGGCCTGGCACATGGTCGTAGGGTTCTTCCTGTTCTGGTGCGTTTTTCTGGATCCAGTCTTTGATTTCTAGGTAGTCTTCGTTAGTTTCTGCTTCCCTCATCTTCGATTTGAGTTCTTTCAAGTTCTCACGGTACCATTCTCCTCTCTCGCCTTTTCCACAGTAGATATGAGAGTCAACAATGGTGTGTGAGAAGCTTCCGGATTCAAAGCCTGTCTGCTGTGCAATTACCTTGGTGATCAGAGAGT from Candidatus Nanohalobium constans includes these protein-coding regions:
- a CDS encoding dihydrofolate reductase, producing MKKIIIAAVAENDVIGKDGEIPWHIPKDLQHFKEKTTGHTVVMGRKTFESLPDSFTPLPDRENIVLTRSDFSPKNESVKLANSLDEAWEKAESEKIFIIGGAGIYRQTMSEADKMILTEIHEEYKGDTYFPEFSEENWKEVEREEHREFDFAEYSSN